Genomic DNA from Gloeocapsa sp. PCC 73106:
ACCCCAGGCGATCGCTAGAAGTTGCCTTCTCTCCAAAGGGTCGATTAGCTGTTTCACTTCCGGTGGATTCCATCAGGTTAACGCGATCGTCGCTTTCATAAGCATGGGTGTAACTTAAAGCTAGAGCGACATTATCATCGGGATTGAGCACTAATTGTATGATAGTGCTGTAGGAAGAGCCAAACACTCCTAGTTCGGGATTAGCCACATCACCACTTTCTACTACGTAAGCTAAATTAAGATACAGATTGTCCTTTAACTCATATTTAAGACCAACACCAGAACCATCAGGAGTACGCAAGGTAGCTGGGTCTCTTCTAGCAAAGCGAGAAACCGCACCTCTGCTGCTACTAGCAAAGGGATTTAAAACATCCGCCACATCATTTAAGCTGATTCCCTCTGGACTAACAATCACTTCAGCGCGATCGCCCCAGGGAAATTCATAAGCTACTTTTATGTCAAAATTGCCCTCACTGGTACCATCGGTACCCAAGCGAGTTAAAGCTGTATCTGTGACTCGATCCAACCTACCTATGTCGATCGCTTCTAGACGAACTCTTAATAAATCTTTACCAGTAAAACTAGTATTAAAGTTAATTCTGGCGCGATAACCCGAAAATAACTGACTTTGGTCTTCTCTACTAAAACTATCACTAATTTGATAAATAATCTCTCCAGTCAGTTTAGTAGTTACCGTAAATTGTTTATCTTCTAGTTCAGTAACTCTTGTTTCTAGCCCGAGTAATTCTGAGGTAAAATCTTTTTGCAACCGTTCTATAGTCTGAACATCTTTTGATTCTAAACTCTCGATTGTTTGTAAGCAATTGTGTAACAAGAGAGCAAATTGCCGACGATTCCTAGGTACATTATATTCTAAACAATCATAGCGTTTTGCTATATCCTTCAGAGCTTTTTGTTGCCATTGATTGACGGTTATATCCTGTACTGGAACAAATTTATCTAGTTCTTCAGCCCAAGTTGGAGATATCAAATAACAATAGTAAAAACTAACTAAACAAGCTTTTAATAAATTTCTGAACATAGTTTTTCTAAAGGTAATATACCCTGCAAAATTTTTCTATCTTCGGTGGGAGCATGAATTATGTAGATATAATCATTTTCCGTTTTTATTAAAAGTTCTTGATTGAGAAAATCTTGGATATTTTTGTTATTTGTCAGTATATTTTGACAAGGCAAATCTTGATTTTCTAACTTAAAATTACCTCTTAAACTTTGACTTTCTTTGTTCATAAATAAATATCTAACTCCTTGCTTACCTTCTTTTAGTTTTGGTAGTGTTTCTCCTAAATGAAGAGTGGAGTTAAACTCGTATAAACTAACAGCTCCGGGTTGCTTAAATTCCAAGTAGCTAATACCACAATTAGATTGTTGCAAGGTGTGATATTTATCCGGAGATAAGCCCAGCGCAGCACTAATCAAAGCTCGATTCGTACCCCCATGAGCGATGATTAAAATAGTTTGGTGGGAATATTTTTTAACAAGATCTTGCCAAAATGATTCCCCTTGCTGATAAAGTTCTAAGACAGTAAAAAAGGGTTTACCATCTTGGGAAAAACTCAATAAATGAGGGGTTTTCTCCCAGCATTGATAAGCCTGGGGAAAATTGTTTTTAACGTATTCATAGGTAAGACCTTCCCAGGAGAACATATTAACTTCTTTAAGTCGGTCATCAAGGATAATTTCAGCAGGGTCGCGATTGGGAAAAACCCTCAGAATTTCCCTAATAGTTTGTTGCGCTCTTTGCAAAGGACTACTATAGATAACATCAAATTGATAATCTTTTAAAGCTAAACCAGTTTGATACGCCGCCTTTAATCCTTTAGGTGTTAGTATAGACTCGTCGCTACAGCCTTGATATCTACCTTCGGTATTGTAAGTACTTAGACCGTGACGAACTAAAAAAACTTTTAAAGAGTTCATGGCAATTGATTAAAAACTAGTGATGGAAAAAGACTGACCTGACCTATACAGATGGGCATATTTGCCATTTAATCGCATTAACTCTTGGTGTGTACCTTGTTCTCTGATTTCGCCCTTTTCAAAATAGAGAATAAGATCAGCATTTTTAACAGAAGTTAAGTCATGGGTAATCAAAAAAGTGGTTAAATGACCAGTCAGTCTTTCTAAAGCTTCATTAACCAATTTCTCGCTGTGATTATCTAAGCCTACCGTTGGTTCATCTAAAATCACCATCGCTGACTTTCTAATTGCAGCACGAGCGATCGCAATCCGTTGTCTTTGTCCTCCTGATAGGGTAGCACCCCTTTCCCCAACCACAGTTTCATAAGCAGATGGCAGTTCCAGAATAAAATCATGAGCATTAGCCAAATAAGCTGCCGCTTCTATCTCAGCATCTGTAGCTTCATCGCAACCATAAGTAATATTTTCTCTAATCGTGGTAGCAAACAGAACACTATCTTGGAGCACAATGCTAATCTGTTGTCGCACTGACTCGAGGGTATACTCCCTAATATCTTGACCATCGATTAAAATTTGACCCGATTGAGGATCGTAAAATCTCAGTAGCAAACTAGCTATAGTAGATTTACCTACTCCAGAAGCCCCCACTAGAGCTACTTTTTGCCCCGGTTCCACGATAAAAGAAATATTCTCAATAATAGGTTGCTCAGCAGCATAGCCAAAAGTAACCTGACGAAATTCCACTCTTCCCTGGAATGGATGCGCCGGATAAGCATCTGGACTATCGCGTACTTCCGGAACAATGTCTAAAAGATCTACAATTCTTTCTCCAGAAGCGATCGCTTTGGCAATTTGTCCTATATATTTTGCCATTTGACGCATAGGTTTAAAAGCAACCTTCAAATAGGTAATAAATACCAATAATTCCCCGGGAGTTACCTGACTGTTAATGATCATTTGTACTCCTTGCCAAAGAATTACCGCAGTAGCGATCGCCACCAATACCTCTACAGTGCGCTCTTGTCCTGCTCTGAGTTTCTGAGTTTGCGCACTTTCTTCGAGACTCTTTTGGTTTTGCTTCTTAAAAGTCTTTTCTAATTTAGACTGCAATGACAGAGCCTGTACTACTTTAATCGCTCCCATCACTTCTGCAGCATTAGCCGCCATTAACCCCTCTCTCTGACGTTGTTTCTTCGCAACTTTATGAATACTTTTACTCATAGTTGCTGTGGTAATCAAGAAAATGGGGCAAATCAAAATCGCGATTAAAGCCAATTGAGAATTAAGCCATACCATTACAGCCAGCATCCCTACCATGGTCACCAAATTGGTAACTAAAGGTAAAGCCGCCACAATAATTACCTCTCTGAGTCTTTCAACATCGTAGGTAATCCGAGTGATTAAATCCCCTGTTTTAGCTTTTTGGTGGAACGAAAGAGATAAAGAGTACAAATGATCGTATAACTTTTCCCTAATTTGACTCAGAATCCGAGAAGCAGCTACAGCCATTCCCGCTGTACTAATATAAGCCATACTGCCTCTGAGACAGGCGATTACCACTAAACTTAGAGCCAGGATGGAAAGAAGGGTTATAGGGCTAAAACCATCCAAAAAAGACACCCTCAGGCTCTCTACATGGAGACCTTTAAAGATAATCTCATCAAAGATAAATTTAATTGGCCAAGGTTCCAGGATTCGTAAACCTGCTTCTGCTAGTAGAGCTACAAAAGAAATCGTAATTAGTTTATCTTCTTGACGAATTTCGGGTAAACAATGAACCCCTATTTTCTGCAAAGCGGCTAAAGCTTGTTGCAGATTTTTCGGTGACTTTTGTTTTCTCATTATCTCAGGA
This window encodes:
- a CDS encoding histidine phosphatase family protein, giving the protein MNSLKVFLVRHGLSTYNTEGRYQGCSDESILTPKGLKAAYQTGLALKDYQFDVIYSSPLQRAQQTIREILRVFPNRDPAEIILDDRLKEVNMFSWEGLTYEYVKNNFPQAYQCWEKTPHLLSFSQDGKPFFTVLELYQQGESFWQDLVKKYSHQTILIIAHGGTNRALISAALGLSPDKYHTLQQSNCGISYLEFKQPGAVSLYEFNSTLHLGETLPKLKEGKQGVRYLFMNKESQSLRGNFKLENQDLPCQNILTNNKNIQDFLNQELLIKTENDYIYIIHAPTEDRKILQGILPLEKLCSEIY
- a CDS encoding iron uptake porin; this encodes MFRNLLKACLVSFYYCYLISPTWAEELDKFVPVQDITVNQWQQKALKDIAKRYDCLEYNVPRNRRQFALLLHNCLQTIESLESKDVQTIERLQKDFTSELLGLETRVTELEDKQFTVTTKLTGEIIYQISDSFSREDQSQLFSGYRARINFNTSFTGKDLLRVRLEAIDIGRLDRVTDTALTRLGTDGTSEGNFDIKVAYEFPWGDRAEVIVSPEGISLNDVADVLNPFASSSRGAVSRFARRDPATLRTPDGSGVGLKYELKDNLYLNLAYVVESGDVANPELGVFGSSYSTIIQLVLNPDDNVALALSYTHAYESDDRVNLMESTGSETANRPFGEKATSSDRLGLQLNWEVTGNFELGGWVGVAQAYQKNGGNDQATILNGAFTIAFNDLWGENNLGGIIIGVPPLVTNHSDGDLIAPMTTLHLEILYRIQVRDHLEITPGLFVLINPDTPESNTIWVGTVRTRFHF
- a CDS encoding ABC transporter ATP-binding protein, translating into MRKQKSPKNLQQALAALQKIGVHCLPEIRQEDKLITISFVALLAEAGLRILEPWPIKFIFDEIIFKGLHVESLRVSFLDGFSPITLLSILALSLVVIACLRGSMAYISTAGMAVAASRILSQIREKLYDHLYSLSLSFHQKAKTGDLITRITYDVERLREVIIVAALPLVTNLVTMVGMLAVMVWLNSQLALIAILICPIFLITTATMSKSIHKVAKKQRQREGLMAANAAEVMGAIKVVQALSLQSKLEKTFKKQNQKSLEESAQTQKLRAGQERTVEVLVAIATAVILWQGVQMIINSQVTPGELLVFITYLKVAFKPMRQMAKYIGQIAKAIASGERIVDLLDIVPEVRDSPDAYPAHPFQGRVEFRQVTFGYAAEQPIIENISFIVEPGQKVALVGASGVGKSTIASLLLRFYDPQSGQILIDGQDIREYTLESVRQQISIVLQDSVLFATTIRENITYGCDEATDAEIEAAAYLANAHDFILELPSAYETVVGERGATLSGGQRQRIAIARAAIRKSAMVILDEPTVGLDNHSEKLVNEALERLTGHLTTFLITHDLTSVKNADLILYFEKGEIREQGTHQELMRLNGKYAHLYRSGQSFSITSF